The genome window CGCGTGGAGGGATGGGGCATGAAGGTGCTCTGCGGGATCGGCGGCAGCGACGACTCGTTCCGCGCGCTCGACCGGACGGTGGAGCGCGCGGCGATCGCGAACGACGACCTGACGATCGCCGTGGTGGACAACGAGGACTCGTCGGTCGCCCCAGACGAGGTGATGGAACGCGCCCGGGAGGCGACAGACGAGGCCGAGATCGACGCCGAGGTGCGACGCGTCGAGGGCGACCCCGGAAGCCGACTGGTCGAGATCGCCGAGACCGAGGGGTTCGAGGAGATCGTCTTGGGCGGCGGCCACACCAGTCCGATGGGGAAGATCACCATCGGCTCGATCGCGGAGTTCGTCCTGCTGAACGCGAAGACGTCGGTCACGCTGGTCAGATGAGCGACCGAGGCTACCCGGACGCGGTGGCGGACGAGTTCCCGCCGCCGCCGACCGCGTTCACCGACCGCGAGGACCGCGAGATCGAGGTCCGGCCGTACGAGGGCGAGGAGGCGGTCCGCGAGGCGCTCGTCGAGATGTACGACGCCTTCGACCCGGCCGACCGCGCACAGGGGATCCCCCCGGGCGGCGAGGAGCGCATCCGCGAGTGGCTCGACGCCATCCTCGGCGACGACTGCTACAACGTGATCGCCTGGTGCGGCGACGAGGCCGCCGGCCACGCGACGCTCGTCCCCGACGGCGACGCCTACGAGCTGGCGATCTTCGTCCACCAGGAGTACCAGCGCGCCGGGATCGGCACGCACCTCATCCGCGGGCTGCTCGGGCACGGA of Halorubrum trapanicum contains these proteins:
- a CDS encoding universal stress protein; the protein is MKVLCGIGGSDDSFRALDRTVERAAIANDDLTIAVVDNEDSSVAPDEVMERAREATDEAEIDAEVRRVEGDPGSRLVEIAETEGFEEIVLGGGHTSPMGKITIGSIAEFVLLNAKTSVTLVR
- a CDS encoding GNAT family N-acetyltransferase → MSDRGYPDAVADEFPPPPTAFTDREDREIEVRPYEGEEAVREALVEMYDAFDPADRAQGIPPGGEERIREWLDAILGDDCYNVIAWCGDEAAGHATLVPDGDAYELAIFVHQEYQRAGIGTHLIRGLLGHGQANGVEKVWLTVERWNRAAVSLYKKIGFETSDAESFELEMGLRLRADDGDEDGED